One genomic segment of Drosophila melanogaster chromosome 3R includes these proteins:
- the CG8630 gene encoding uncharacterized protein yields the protein MSPNIIGSTFILAETAIADGNNNKMAATPAASAAPSAATPSQKVAKKAEAKTPENKPYELEIVWRNVGLFVILHSMALYGLYLVFAESAYWELLPVYATMFLGGLGITAGVHRLWSHKAYKAKLPLRIFLMLCQSLAFQNSIWEWTRDHRVHHKFTDTHADPHNSRRGFFFAHMGWLMCKKHPDVTSKGKQISMEDIEQDPVVMFQKKMYFVVMPICCFALPMIFPYYVMGSSLRVCFFTCSMLRFCLSLHFTWLVNSAAHFYGMKPYDVNVSAMNNKLVSTLTIGEGWHNYHHVFPWDYKAAELGTYSFNWTTAFIDVMAKIGQAYDLKFVSQEMVYKRVLRTGDGSHIAALLDANNNSAIPTSELVAHLDHEKEEHAIWGWDDKDISEEDRKGANVVNKESECKLD from the exons ATGTCGCCCAACATAATAGGCAGTACCTTTATATTGGCCGAGACGGCCATTGCcgatggcaacaacaacaaaatggctGCCACACCAGCTGCTTCCGCCGCCCCTTCAGCAGCCACGCCCAGCCAGAAGGTGGCCAAGAAAGCGGAGGCCAAGACGCCCGAGAACAAGCCCTACGAACTGGAGATCGTCTGGCGCAACGTGGGACTCTTCGTCATCCTCCACTCGATGGCCCTGTACGGTCTGTACTTGGTGTTCGCCGAGAGTGCCTATTGGGAACTCTTGCCAG TCTATGCCACCATGTTCCTCGGCGGTCTGGGCATCACGGCCGGAGTGCATCGTCTGTGGTCGCACAAGGCCTACAAGGCCAAGCTGCCACTGCGCATCTTCCTCATGCTGTGCCAGTCACTGGCCTTCCAGAACAGCATCTGGGAGTGGACCCGTGACCACCGCGTGCATCACAAGTTCACCGACACACACGCCGATCCCCACAACTCCCGACGAGGCTTCTTCTTCGCTCATATGGGCTGGCTGATGTGCAAGAAGCACCCCGATGTGACCAGCAAGGGCAAGCAGATCTCCATGGAGGATATTGAGCAGGATCCCGTCGTTATGTTCCAGAAGAA AATGTACTTTGTGGTTATGCCCATCTGCTGCTTCGCCCTGCCCATGATCTTCCCCTACTACGTGATGGGCAGCTCGCTGCGCGTCTGCTTCTTCACCTGCTCCATGCTGCGCTTCTGCCTGTCGCTGCACTTCACGTGGCTGGTAAACAGCGCCGCCCACTTCTACGGCATGAAGCCCTACGATGTCAATGTGAGCGCCATGAACAACAAGCTGGTATCCACCCTGACCATCGGCGAGGGATGGCACAACTACCACCACGTCTTCCCCTGGGATTACAAGGCAGCCGAGCTGGGCACCTACAGTTTCAACTGGACGACGGCCTTTATCGATGTGATGGCTAAGATCG GACAAGCCTATGACCTGAAGTTCGTCTCGCAGGAGATGGTCTACAAGCGAGTCCTTCGCACTGGCGATGGCTCCCACATTGCCGCCCTGCTGGATGCCAACAACAATAGTGCCATTCCGACCAGCGAGCTGGTGGCCCACCTGGATCACGAGAAGGAGGAGCATGCCATTTGGGGATGGGACGACAAGGATATCAGCGAGGAGGATCGCAAGGGAGCCAATGTGGTGAACAAGGAATCCGAATGCAAGCTGGATTAG
- the wntD gene encoding wnt inhibitor of dorsal: MIFAITFFMGITSTLAAVLEPMSYYQYTQFQAPLSWEDITGKGLKQALDSCQQSFQWQRWNCPSQDFVQKNSKPEENSPNREDVYVAAISMAAIVHTLTKDCANGVIAGCGCTENALNVPCAHEPTKALEQYEKHFGSGSGAIGHNRRVVGALLQRSLEQECRCKQPGAVQGECQEEECVAVLKPFEAIAQDLLQMYDDAIQLEGASSNLKIMWQNIPLDSLVFMQDSPNYCERDATGLWKGTRGRQCSKDGSGSLEERLSCQQLCRVCGYRVRSQHVRTERRCNCKLVWGFRLQCDVCVQLERQYSCY; this comes from the coding sequence ATGATTTTTGCCATCACATTCTTCATGGGTATTACGAGCACTCTGGCAGCAGTTTTGGAGCCCATGAGCTACTACCAGTACACCCAGTTCCAGGCACCACTCTCCTGGGAGGATATAACCGGCAAGGGGCTGAAACAGGCCCTCGACAGCTGCCAACAGAGTTTCCAGTGGCAGCGATGGAACTGTCCGAGCCAGGATTTCGTGCAGAAGAATTCCAAGCCGGAGGAAAACTCACCAAATCGGGAGGATGTCTATGTGGCGGCCATTTCCATGGCAGCCATAGTCCATACTCTGACCAAGGACTGTGCCAATGGAGTAATCGCCGGATGCGGATGCACGGAAAATGCTCTGAATGTACCCTGTGCCCACGAACCCACCAAGGCACTGGAGCAGTACGAGAAGCATTTCGGATCGGGATCAGGAGCCATCGGTCACAATCGACGGGTGGTGGGAGCTCTACTACAAAGATCACTGGAACAGGAATGCCGGTGCAAGCAACCAGGAGCTGTGCAGGGTGAATGCCAGGAGGAGGAGTGTGTGGCGGTACTAAAGCCATTCGAAGCCATTGCCCAGGATCTCCTCCAAATGTACGACGATGCCATCCAACTAGAAGGAGCCAGTAGCAATCTAAAGATTATGTGGCAGAACATTCCCCTAGACTCGCTGGTCTTCATGCAGGACTCGCCCAACTACTGCGAACGCGATGCCACCGGATTGTGGAAAGGAACACGGGGTCGCCAGTGCTCCAAGGATGGCAGTGGTTCTCTGGAGGAACGCCTCTCCTGCCAGCAGTTGTGCCGCGTGTGCGGATACCGAGTGAGATCCCAGCACGTGAGAACCGAGAGGAGGTGCAATTGCAAGCTGGTCTGGGGATTCCGACTCCAGTGCGATGTGTGCGTCCAGCTGGAAAGGCAGTACTCCTGCTACTAA
- the CG8773 gene encoding uncharacterized protein, translated as MIVTAKLVAIGLGLALTAFTVSTIVLAVQKANLKSDLRDAQEKLDLLEAGYTSTAAPTTASTANPGSTASPGSTAEPGSTAEPGSTAEPGSTASPGSTVTPGSTASTSEPGTTASPEKIDYRLPGTLKPTHYDLYLFPNIETGEFSGQETITITVEEATDQIVLHSLNLNISSVSIMNTGSDTLEILETTVDAVREFLIFQLNEPLTKGRTVRLHIGFEGSMANKIVGLYSSSYVKEDETRKWIATSKFEPTYARQAFPCFDEPALKAEFTITLVHPSGEDYHALSNMNVDSSVSQGAFQEVTFAKSVPMSTYLACFIVSDFAYKQVSIDTKGIGETFSMSVYATPEQLDKVDLAVTIGKGVIEYYIDYFQIAYPLPKLDMAAIPDFVSGAMEHWGLVTYRETSLLYDEATSSATNKQRIASVIAHEFAHMWFGNLVTMNWWNDLWLNEGFASFVEYLGVDAVYPEWKMRDQFTVSTLHSVLTLDGTLGSHPIIQTVENPDQITEIFDTITYSKGSSLVRMLEDFLGETTFRQAVTNYLNEYKYSTAETGNFFTEIDKLELGYNVTEIMLTWTVQMGLPVVTIEKVSDTEYKLTQKRFLSNPNDYDADHEPSEFNYRWSIPITYFTSSDSVVQRLWFYHDQSEITVTVPAAVEWIKFNADQVGYYRVNYDTDLWNDLADQLVVQPSAFGSVDRAHLLNDAFALADSTQLPYATAFELTRYLDKETDYVPWSVAASRLTSLKRTLYYTSTYAKYKKYATALIEPIYTALTWTVGEDHLDNRLRVTALSAACSLGLESCLTEAGEQFNAWLAKPEDRPKADVRETVYYYGIQSVGSQEDWDAVWELFVNESDASEKSKLMYGLSAIQIPWILQRYIDLAWNEEYVRGQDYFTCLTYISANPVGESLVWDYVRENWQRLVDRFGLNERYLGNLIPSITARFSTQTKLEEMEQFFAKYPEAGAGTAARVRALETVKNNIVWLAENLEGVDAWLDKQPL; from the exons ATGATTGTCACCGCGAAGTTGGTGGCCATTGGGCTGGGCCTCGCGCTCACGGCCTTCACCGTATCGACCATTGTCCTGGCCGTCCAGAAGGCGAATCTTAAGAGTGATTTGCGCGATGCCCAGGAGAAGTTGGATCTCCTGGAAGCGGGATATACGAGCACAGCTGCTCCGACAACAGCGAGTACTGCGAATCCTGGAAGCACAGCTTCTCCAGGAAGCACAGCTGAGCCGGGAAGCACAGCTGAACCCGGAAGCACAGCTGAGCCCGGAAGCACAGCTTCTCCAGGAAGCACTGTGACACCTGGTTCCACTGCTTCAACAAGTGAACCCGGCACTACTGCATCCCCCGAAAAAATCGACTACCGACTGCCCGGAACTCTGAAGCCCACCCACTATGATCTCTATCTGTTTCCCAACATCGAAACTGGTGAATTCAGTGGACAGGAGACGATTACTATTACAGTTGAAGAGGCCACCGACCAGATCGTCCTGCACTCCCTCAACCTAAACATTTCGAGTGTATCCATAATGAATACTGGCAGTGATACTTTGGAGATCCTGGAGACAACAGTAGATGCTGTGAGGGAATTTTTAATATTCCAGCTGAACGAACCACTGACAAAAGGTAGGACAGTAAGGCTGCACATTGGATTCGAAGGATCGATGGCCAACAAGATTGTGGGACTGTACAGTTCGTCGTATGTGAAGGAGGATGAGACCCGCAAGTGGATCGCCACCTCCAAGTTCGAACCCACCTACGCTCGCCAGGCTTTTCCCTGCTTTGATGAGCCAGCATTGAAGGCCGAGTTCACCATTACTCTAGTGCATCCTTCTGGGGAGGATTACCATGCCCTGTCCAACATGAACGTGGACTCGAGTGTCAGCCAGGGAGCCTTCCAGGAGGTCACGTTTGCAAAAAGTGTTCCCATGAGCACTTACTTGGCCTGCTTTATTGTCTCCGACTTCGCCTACAAGCAGGTGAGCATTGACACTAAGGGCATTGGAGAAACCTTCTCCATGAGTGTCTACGCCACTCCGGAGCAACTCGACAAAGTGGATCTGGCTGTGACCATTGGCAAGGGAGTCATCGAGTACTACATTGACTACTTCCAAATCGCTTATCCGCTGCCCAAACTCGATATGGCTGCTATTCCCGACTTCGTCTCGGGCGCCATGGAGCACTGGGGATTGGTCACCTACAGGGAAACATCGCTTTTGTACGACGAAGCCACGAGTTCCGCCACCAACAAGCAGCGCATCGCCAGCGTAATTGCCCACGAATTCGCTCACATGTGGTTTGGAAACTTGG TAACCATGAACTGGTGGAACGATCTGTGGCTAAACGAAGGATTTGCTAGTTTCGTTGAGTACTTGGGCGTAGATGCCGTCTATCCagaatggaaaatg CGCGATCAATTCACGGTGAGCACTTTGCACAGCGTACTCACCTTGGACGGAACCCTCGGATCCCACCCGATAATCCAGACCGTGGAAAATCCGGACCAGATCACGGAGATTTTCGATACCATCACGTACTCCAAGGGTTCCTCTCTCGTCCGAATGCTGGAGGATTTCCTGGGGGAGACAACCTTCCGCCAGGCGGTTaccaattatttaaatgagtACAAGTACTCCACGGCGGAAACGGGTAACTTCTTTACAGAGATCGACAAACTGGAATTGGGATACAATGTCACAGAGATTATGCTAACATGGACGGTGCAG ATGGGTCTGCCAGTGGTCACGATCGAAAAGGTGTCCGATACGGAATACAAATTGACGCAGAAGCGCTTCTTGTCCAATCCAAACGACTATGACGCCGATCACGAGCCCTCGGAATTCAA CTACCGTTGGTCGATCCCCATCACATATTTCACCAGCTCGGATTCGGTGGTGCAGCGTCTGTGGTTTTATCATGACCAGAGCGAAA TCACTGTAACTGTTCCCGCTGCCGTCGAGTGGATTAAGTTTAACGCCGATCAGGTGGGCTATTATCGCGTTAATTACGATACCGATCTGTGGAATGATCTGGCCGATCAGTTGGTGGTACAACCAAGTGCATTCGGCTCTGTGGATCGCGCTCATCTCCTCAACGATGCTTTTGCCCTGGCCGATTCCACTCAGTTGCCCTATGCAACGGCCTTCGAGTTGACCAGATACTTGGACAAGGAGACCGATTATGTTCCCTGGAGTGTGGCTGCTTCCCGTCTGACTTCGCTTAAGAGAACACTCTACTACACCAGCACCTATGCCAAGTACAAGAAGTACGCCACAGCTTTGATTGAGCCCATCTATACCGCACTCACCTGGACAGTCGGCGAGGATCATTTGGATAA CCGCCTTCGTGTCACTGCTTTGAGTGCCGCCTGTTCTCTGGGTCTGGAATCCTGTCTCACTGAAGCCGGAGAGCAGTTCAACGCATGGCTGGCCAAGCCGGAGGATCGTCCAAAGGCCGATGTCCGTGAAACTGTCTACTACTACGGAATACAGTCCGTTGGAAGCCAGGAGGATTGGGATGCAGTCTGGGAGCTGTTCGTCAACGAATCCGATGCCAGCGAGAAGTCCAAACTGATGTATGGCCTGTCTGCCATCCAGATTCCCTGGATTTTGCAGCGCTACATTGACCTGGCGTGGAACGAGGAATACGTGAGGGGTCAGGACTACTTCACCTGCCTTACCTACATCTCTGCGAATCCAGTTGGTGAGTCCCTGGTTTGGGACTATGTCCGGGAGAACTGGCAGCGACTGGTGGACCGATTCGGACTCAACGAGCGTTATTTGGGCAACCTGATTCCCTCGATCACTGCCCGCTTTAGCACCCAAACCAAGCTGGAGGAGATGGAGCAATTCTTCGCCAAATATCCGGAAGCTGGAGCCGGCACAGCTGCCCGGGTGAGAGCTCTGGAAACGGTTAAGAACAACATTGTTTGGCTGGCCGAGAACCTGGAGGGTGTGGACGCCTGGCTGGACAAGCAGCCACTGTAA
- the Osi22 gene encoding osiris 22: MSDLVRFLLLSVLCSSLALAQASSSDGNQETSTVSQEAARGLASSYEPEDKQALRKNSHIFMGIYKNYKSTYLGNKTTSEYKKRLRDRVSAPQMAENETPEMVEPDQEDQRDSLAQEIRQDAQAEALMETQTESPNYDDSESLAAKKRRKRKRKDRNKRKDEVESETDQPDPAPEDETIQRYNVGPGLNVSLDMSNDIVHVKLDGENLKEIIGARWLTLDNSEEGRGKKYDMITKVLPLFILPFLIQSAIVPFLVTKLKLLLVKSILVGKLAIFLLIISAIKNGNKMVQSYEVPSYWAGEPSRRSELAAAASSAAAAYNGYRVEGKPTTWIS, translated from the exons ATGAGCGACTTGGTGAGGTTTCTTTTACTGAGTGTGCTCTGTAGTTCCCTGGCTCTGGCCCAGGCCAGCAGTAGCGATGGCAACCAGGAGACATCCACCGTTAGCCAGGAGGCGGCTAGAGGTTTGGCCAGCAGCTATGAGCCGGAGGACAAGCAGGCGCTGCGTAAAAACTCGCACATTTTCATGGGCATCTACAAGAACTACAAAAGCACCTATTTGGGCAACAAAACGACCAGTGAGTACAAGAAACGCCTGCGAGATCGCGTGAGTGCTCCGCAAATGGCGGAAAATGAGACACCTGAAATGGTTGAGCCCGATCAAGAGGACCAAAGGGATTCCCTGGCACAGGAAATTCGTCAGGATGCCCAGGCCGAGGCTCTGATGGAGACTCAAACAGAGTCCCCCAACTACGATGATAGTGAATCACTAGCCGCCAAAAAACGACGCAAACGCAAGCGCAAGGATCGCAACAAGCGAAAGGACGAGGTGGAATCCGAAACGGATCAGCCCGATCCTGCGCCGGAGGACGAGACAATACAGCGGTACAATGTGGGTCCTGGACTGAACGTCAGTCTGGACATGAGCAACGATATAGTGCATGTGAAACTGGATGGCGAGAATCTCAAGGAGATCATTGGAGCTCGCTGGTTAACCTTAGATAATAGTGAAGAAG GTCGCGGCAAGAAGTACGACATGATCACCAAAGTCTTACCACTCTTCATTCTCCCCTTCCTCATCCAATCGGCCATTGTTCCATTTCTGGTCACCAAGCTGAAACTGCTCCTGGTCAAATCGATTCTTGTGGGCAAGCTGGCCATCTTCCTGCTGATCATCTCGGCCATCAAGAATGGCAACAAGATGGTCCAGAGCTACGAAGTGCCCTCCTACTGGGCCGGCGAACCAAGTCGGAGATCGGAGTTGGCCGCCGCTGCTTCCTCGGCAGCTGCCGCATACAATGGCTATCGGGTGGAGGGTAAGCCAACCACCTGGATCAGCTAG
- the apn gene encoding apnoia, with product MAANQKIVFALVCLFLACDLVLGQQQAANSSDSDSDVAESRTFGHHFLRRISFALVPGAFVVGVITTLLAALTVVSIKGLGVGVILLVLAIGQMLSRALPVQAAAAYAAAPVPVQAPVPVVYSHSHTQQPVWLEKEW from the exons atggCCGCCAACCAGAAGATTGTGTTCGCCCTCGTCTGCCTCTTTTTGGCATGTGATTTGGTGCTGGGTCAGCAGCAGGCGGCCAACAgctcggattcggattcggatgtGGCGG AAAGTCGTACTTTTGGCCATCATTTCCTGCGGCGCATCAGCTTCGCCTTGGTGCCCGGCGCCTTTGTCGTGGGCGTGATCACCACCCTGCTGGCGGCCTTGACCGTCGTCTCCATCAAGGGACTGGGCGTGGGTGTCATCCTGCTGGTGCTGGCCATCGGACAAATGCTGTCCCGTGCTCTTCCCGTCCAGGCAGCCGCCGCCTATGCCGCAGCACCCGTTCCCGTCCAGGCACCCGTGCCGGTGGTCTACTCCCACTCGCACACCCAGCAGCCCGTCTGGTTGGAGAAGGAGTGGTAG
- the TBC1D5 gene encoding TBC1 domain family member 5 yields MTVWGIEAITLNGSSARESLEHLPGNGAIRVIPEAGAMNSVERYRQEWQVLLENLDADPESLRQSAFAGDLKMSKFRSVHWALLLRVLTSEHRSWTSQRLQQRVRYDKFRADYVRNPHQLAVDCNDDPLSQSTQSVWNQYFSDQDLFAVIRQDVVRTFPGVDFFRKPLVQNAMVNILFYYAREHPYMCYRQGMHEILAPIIFVVYSDHQSLLHFSELAKTDINPTLLDVLDPAYLEADTYSLFSRLMASVESYYRVSNLVSTPGGHIEQRAESPGDNETSTEAEVIGQLNFIRDKILAKQDQHLHHYLQKMEIPLHIFGIRWLRLLFGREFMLLDLLLLWDAIFADSDRFDLPNYILVAMLVHIRDKLLLSDYTTSLTYLMRYPNNVDVHLVLRHALFMLNPKQFEYPPNAFTCVSFANSSADKDVPPPAGQRPRTNSENSSMATSGSQIDRQITFMQERNAADSSALAKLQDTHRVAMDGYLENSPELLRLELKNAQTVIKIARSKLQSYLSTVRHHVGKQANGSEELGRTLDGIEELCSFLDVKFMFPLHQRSAPIDQALEANEQKQLNTVSKPPKPTASSTPANAPAALSATGGYQMPENAFMHSSMRRLLGELREIELSTITSDEKPGNAVVQNGLPAAEPQQRHRNESS; encoded by the exons ATGACTGTTTGGGGAATAGAAGCCATCACACTGAACGGATCGTCGGCAAGGGAAAGTTTGGAGCACCTTCCGGGAAACGGTGCAATTCGGGTGATACCAGAGGCGGGAGCCATGAACTCCGTGGAGCGCTACCGTCAGGAGTGGCAGGTGCTGCTTGAAAACCTCGATGCGGACCCGGAAAGTCTCCGGCAGTCGGCATTTGCCGGCGATCTCAAGATGTCCAAATTCCGCAGCGTTCACTGGGCCCTCCTACTGCGCGTCCTGACGTCGGAGCACCGCAGTTGGACTAGCCAGCGACTTCAGCAGCGAGTTAGGTACGACAAGTTCCGGGCAGACTACGTCCGCAATCCGCACCAACTGGCCGTGGACTGCAACGATGATCCGCTGTCGCAGTCGACGCAAAGCGTGTGGAATCAGTACTTTAGCGACCAGGACCTATTCGCCGTCATCCGGCAGGATGTGGTGCGCACTTTCCCGGGTGTGGACTTCTTCCGTAAGCCATTGGTGCAGAATGCAATGGTCAACATACTGTTCTACTACGCCAGGGAGCATCCGTATATGTGCTACCGGCAGGGCATGCACGAGATCCTGGCTCCCATTATATTCGTTGTCTACAGCGATCACCAGTCCCTGCTTCACTTCAGCGAACTGGCCAAAACGGATATTAATCCCACACTGCTGGACGTGCTGGATCCCGCCTATCTGGAAGCGGATACCTA CTCTTTGTTCTCCCGCCTCATGGCCTCCGTGGAGTCGTACTATCGCGTCTCGAATCTGGTCTCCACACCCGGTGGCCACATCGAACAGCGAGCCGAG AGCCCCGGGGACAATGAGACGTCGACCGAGGCGGAGGTTATCGGCCAGCTGAACTTCATACGGGACAAAATACTCGCCAAGCAGGACCAGCACTTGCACCACTATCTCCAAAAGATGGAAATCCCACTGCACATATTCGGCAT TCGATGGCTAAGACTTCTCTTTGGACGGGAGTTTATGCTGCTGGACCTGTTGCTACTCTGGGATGCCATCTTCGCAGATAGCGACCGCTTCGACCTGCCCAACTACATTCTAGTGGCAATGTTGGTGCACATCCGTGATAAAC TGCTTCTTAGTGACTACACCACATCGTTGACATATCTAATGCGCTACCCAAACAATGTTGATGTCCATCTGGTGCTGAGACATGCCCTATTCATGCTCAATCCCAAGCAGTTTGAGTATCCGCCAAACGCCTTCACGTGTGTGTCCTTTGCCAACAGTTCCGCGGACAAGGATGTGCCCCCTCCTGCGGGACAACGCCCGCGCACCAATTCAGAAAACTCTTCGATGGCCACTAGTGGTAGCCAGATCGATCGGCAGATCACCTTCATGCAGGAGCGCAATGCGGCGGATTCTTCTGCTCTGGCCAAATTGCAAGATACCCATCGAGTTGCAATGGATGGATACTTGGAGAAT AGTCCAGAGCTACTCCGATTGGAGCTGAAGAATGCCCAAACTGTAATCAAGATAGCGCGAAGCAAGTTGCAGAGCTACCTGAGCACTGTGCGCCATCATGTGGGAAAGCAGGCGAATGGTAGCGAAGAACTCGGTCGGACACTGGACGGGATTGAAGAGCTATGCAGCTTTCTGGACGTTAAATTCATGTTCCCGCTGCACCAGCGATCGGCGCCCATCGACCAGGCTCTGGAGGCCAACGAGCAGAAGCAGCTAAACACTGTCAGCAAACCGCCAAAGCCAACGGCTTCCTCCACTCCCGCTAACGCACCGGCTGCTCTCTCTGCGACTGGTGGCTATCAGATGCCTGAGAACGCCTTTATGCACAGCTCGATGCGACGGCTCCTCGGGGAACTGCGTGAAATCGAGCTGTCCACGATAACGAGCGATGAGAAACCTGGAAACGCGGTGGTGCAAAACGGATTGCCAGCTGCGGAGCCTCAGCAACGGCATCGAAACGAATCGAGTTGA
- the CG15888 gene encoding uncharacterized protein, with amino-acid sequence MRANSTRSLSWHILLGLCLCLLQNLHPSLGQDAVHPSEDLNPSTGRSQSANSVSYFKASIPMRIYECLREFTMLHCTKLYVLQKMEERRQMPNSGNLTRDFVDQFFGDETQMGSLVGKKYHKMSEKELNQRLVVNFQRFFKHRDLKMHILPGMLVKIVPSKDNKLKFSIKKAPKSRMGRSRRRETEEMDLPLINIPSIGGGGANSGSVETYEPEAEGDSKQQGLLGGGGGVAGGEGGGGGILGKRKKKNSYKVTMMQVAVPMLIFPVVLLGSLLPFILPALKMATILSLVMNNGAFMAALLYAARTQFNTHEEQHISYS; translated from the exons ATGCGAGCTAACTCGACGAGATCCTTATCCTGGCACATCCTGCTCGGACTTTGCCTATGTCTCCTGCAGAACCTCCACCCATCACTTGGCCAAGATGCAGTGCATCCTAGCGAAGACTTGAACCCAAGCACTGGTCGTAGTCAGTCGGCGAATAGTGTATCATACTTTAAGGCGTCCATTCCAATGAGAATCTACGAGTGTCTGCGGGAGTTCACCATGCTACACTGCACGAAATTGTACGTTCTGCAGAAAATGGAGGAGCGCCGCCAGATGCCAAACAGTGGAAATCTCACCCGCGACTTTGTGGATCAGTTCTTCGGGGACGAGACACAGATGGGCAGCCTGGTGGGCAAGAAGTACCACAAAATGTCCGAAAAGGAGCTCAACCAGCGGCTGGTTGTTAATTTTCAGCGATTCTTTAAGCATCGTGATCTCAAGATGCATATCCTGCCCGGAATGCTGGTGAAGATTGTGCCCAGCAAGGACAACAAACTGAAGTTCTCGATCAAGAAGG CACCCAAATCCCGGATGGGTCGTTCCCGAAGACGTGAGACCGAAGAAATGGACCTGCCCCTTATTAATATTCCGTCCATCGGTGGGGGTGGTGCCAATAGTGGAAGTGTGGAGACCTACGAACCGGAAGCGGAAGGAGATTCCAAGCAGCAGGGGCTATTGGGGGGCGGAGGAGGCGTGGCCGGTGGCGAGGGGGGCGGCGGAGGCATTCTGGGCAAGCGCAAGAAAAAGAACTCGTACAAGGTGACCATGATGCAGGTGGCGGTGCCCATGCTGATCTTCCCCGTCGTCCTGCTTGGCAGTCTCCTGCCCTTCATCCTGCCCGCCCTTAAGATGGCCACCATCCTGTCGCTGGTGATGAACAATGGCGCCTTTATGGCAGCTTTACTGTATGCCGCCCGTACCCAGTTCAACACCCACGAGGAGCAGCACATCAGCTACAGTTAG